The sequence below is a genomic window from Setaria italica strain Yugu1 chromosome IV, Setaria_italica_v2.0, whole genome shotgun sequence.
ACAAGGCCCATCAAATCAACCTAACCCAAGTCAGCCCAACTCCCCTAGGCTCCCAGCCTCCCACCAGCCACCACCTTGCCCGCCCACCTCAGCCACCACCGCCCACCCCTACCTCCTTTGCCGCCGCAGGCCGTTCGCGCCACGGCCACGGGCTCTCTCCGTCTGGTCGAGGACTGCCACAGGCTGCCTCAATCACGCACCGCACGATGCAAgaccagaggaggaggaggaaggacaggaggaggcggcgcggctccGTCCCCGGTGGCGCAGCACTGAATTCGGCGGTCAAGGTGACGGATTGTTAAGCGACACCGACGCCCAGACTTTTTTACCGGCTGGACGCCGACGCCTTAATAACTCAATCTTCGTTGTCACAAAAGGATTCGTCGGGCCTTTGACGCTGGCATCGCAGCTCTTGGCCAGGGCTCCTCACCACGATATCTATGGCTACTCAATTCTTAATTCCCAATCGCTGCCGCCGGTGCCCCATCGTGCAGATCGCGGAGCTCCAGCGGTCGGCATTGTAGGCAATATGGCCCTCGGGCGGCGCCATGGTGAACTAGTTGTTCACGAGGAGGAGATGGCCGCCTACGACGAAGTCCTCGTCCGAGTGCCGCCTTGGAGATGGCGAGGGTGCTTGTTGTGGCCTCAGAATCGTCGATGCCTTCATTGCCTTCATTGCCGTTGCTTGCGGGCTCTTGTTACCCTGATGTACATATTAGCTGCTGCTACTGGAAAGTTGCCTTCATATCCCTCGATGATTGTTCATTGATTGCTTAAAAGTGATGATTGGTCTGGGTATTTGTGCAATGAAATGGCAACAACATATAATTGTTCATGTGAAAACAAAGTTTATGGGATTTGTAATGAATACACTGAGTTTCAGATTTTAGCCTTCCATTCACGTAGGAAAGCAAATAAGGGAGTCTGCACTTGCATGCACTTCAGCTCTCGATTGCCAAGGGTGCAATTGGTTCGCTGCACCCCCGCGTCCTGGCTCCCCACATGCGACCTCCGTACGATTGGTTTCCTAAGCTCGTTGCTGAACCTAGCCCGCGGCGTGCTAGCGTGCAAAAAGGCACCTGAAGCCTGGCTCCCGGGACGCGGCCCGACCCTTCGTTTCCTCGGAGCCAGCCTCCCGTGGTACGCGGTGGACCGCGTGGGTGCATGCACGGCGGTCAAAACTACTATGCGCGTGCTGCAATCAGAGCAACCAAACAGCGGCTCTGTCTGGCTATCTGGCCAGGATGCATGCTGCTATCCAATCAAAGCTCCCTCGCATCAACTCAGCCAGGCTAGCGGGAGCCTGGTTCCTGGAAACGAGCCAGGCTCGGCAGAAAAGGAAACCAATCAAGCCCAAATGGTTTGGAGCGTTGGAGAAAATAGCTGCTATTTCCACTGCTCACATTCGCAGAATTTTTCCTCTTATTGTTCTTCAGAAACTGAGTTCAATTTTGTGCTTGTCCGCACGTTGCATGGATCGCTGGATTGCCACCGGTTCACTGCATGGTTGGATCACGTATTGGCTTGTGTACAGTACAATTCATTTGTGAAGTCTGCATATAGATGCCTACAAACTAGTTGGAAGGCTGCATCCTTTTGAAGTCCCGTCAGAACGAAGCCTTGGCCGGCGCCAGGAAACTCCGGTGCGCCGGCGTGGTGTGCTTTGATGCAGATGGAGAAAGGGCGCCTGGGAATCGGTGGATGGGCGGAAGGGGGGTGCAGCCCGCCAGCAGCGAGCGTGGATCGGCAGTCGGAGGGAGGATTCCGGTTAAGGGGGCTGTTTGATACCAGTTTAgcaggtcacatcggatgttcgaatgctaattaggaggattaaatatgatctaattataaaactaattgcataaatggagtctaattggcgagacgaatatattaaacgTAATTAaaccatcattagcaaatgcttactgtagcaccacattgtcaaatcatggactaattaggtttaatagattcatctcgcgaattagacttcatctgtataattagttcttatatttaatactcctaattagtatcaaacatccgatatgatatgtgctaaattttaacagcctgcatccaaacatgccctaaggACGGAGGAACCTCTTGTTCCCCTCAAGCACCTTAACAAACCTCCAAACCTTTCTTCTAAAATTCATGAGATCATGAtttagggagtgtttggataccctgattaaactttagttcctatcacatcggatgtttgcacactaattatgagtattaaatatgatctaatgataaaactaattgcataaataagggcagaatctattaagcctaattagttcatgattagctcatgtgatgctacaataaacatgtgttaattatagattaattagatttaatagatttatctcgcgaattagacctGTATATGCAGTGAATTTTATCATTAATCTATGCTTAATATTTCTAATCAGTGACAAACATGCCCCTTAAATTCTTTTAAACAAAGTTGATCCTGCCTCGAGCATGTACCATCAAAACAGGAAAACGAGACATCAATTTATTTTTCCATTTCTCTGTTCCATCCACAGTCCGCCGTCGGCACTTCGCAGCCACTCAAACCCCATCAACAAAACGGCGCCAAACTCCAGGCACCTGACGACGACCATCTCCGCGGCTCCGCCATgaagcacctcctcctcccctcccctctcccgttcctcctccaccgcccatCCAAGCCGCTTCTCctccaccctcgccgccgcctcggcttCATCTCCCCCGCCGCAtccggcggcagctccggcgAACCCGCCTCATCGGAGCCCGCCACGGACACCGTCACCCAGCCCTctccaccggccgccgctgccccctccAGCGCCAAGCCCACCGGCATCAAGAACCGCCTCAAGGCGAGGAACCAGGCCCGCCGGTTCCAGCTGGATGCCCCGCCGGAGGAGGTGACGCCGAAGAAGAAagctacggtggcggcgccgcggagGGAGAAGCAGCGGGAGCGGAAGGAGTGGGAGGAGATGAGCCTGCCCGAGAAGGCCGTGGAGCTGTACGTCGGGGAGAAGGGGCTCCTCTTCTGGCTCAACAAGTTCGCCTACGCCTCCATCTTCATCATGGTCGGCGCCTGGATCCTGTTCCGCTTCGTCGGCCCGTCCCTCGGCTTCTACCAGCTCgacgccccgccgctgccgccgaccgCCGTGTTCGGCGGCTCGCCGTGAGACGGGTGAGAGCGTCGGCTGGGTGTTCTTGCAGAGTGGAGCGCTATCTAGGTAGCTTAGCGTAGTGGATAAGATATATGGAAAAAgattgaggaagaagaggatgcaaatagcttttcaaaaaaaaaaagagagagaagaggatgCAAATTTAAGAAAACGTGGCTTGATTGCTTCGACAATGTGTGCCTTGTTATCATAATCGGAGGATTGGATTGAATTGTGCAGTTTTTGAGTAGAAGTTTCGATCTTTCTTCCTGGCAGTTGATAATTGTGGATGCACAGAGCTTGTAGCTTCAAGGCACAGCACTTCCTAGTTCTTACCGCATCCTGAATTTCTGATTTATGTATGCAAAAGTAATTAATTCGGTTGCTTTGGGTACGATGCTTCAGGACGAGTTTGAGAAATTGAAATCACAAAGTCATTCTGCTGTCATACTTAATTTCGGTATGCTTTGGGTACAATGCGTCATGATGAGTCTAAGAAATTGAGATCAAAAGGTCATTCTGCTGTCATTCTTCTCAGGAAAACACAGAAAAAAAACTTCtgaaataattttgaaatcAAGATCCCATTACGGACAGCAAATGGACAGTGATTCCTACTGATTTCTATTGTCTTGTACAAATCTCTGAATGCTTCCATGCtaacacaacactatataacTCATTGATCAGTTTGACACCTGCACTTCAATAGCATCTACTAACTGGTGATAATATAGTCAGAAGAATAAGGATACAGTCGAATCGTgttaattttcaaaaaaaaaacagtcgaATAGTAGCGGAATCTACATAGGTCAGTTAGAAAGAAATCGAGCGATCGATGGAATCATGACAGGGATTGTGCAACTGAGGAGGATG
It includes:
- the LOC101757179 gene encoding uncharacterized protein LOC101757179 yields the protein MKHLLLPSPLPFLLHRPSKPLLLHPRRRLGFISPAASGGSSGEPASSEPATDTVTQPSPPAAAAPSSAKPTGIKNRLKARNQARRFQLDAPPEEVTPKKKATVAAPRREKQRERKEWEEMSLPEKAVELYVGEKGLLFWLNKFAYASIFIMVGAWILFRFVGPSLGFYQLDAPPLPPTAVFGGSP